TGTCAGCCTCTTTGAGAAAACCGAGATGGCACAAGCCTTCTCGTCCGCAAAGTCCCGAATGTCAGAGAAACCAACATGCAACCAGTTGCAGCTCTTCAACTTCTAACCGGACACTTGTGATCCAGTTGTCGTCATCGTTCGGTTGATGTGCATCTTCGCATCACTCGAACGCCCGGCCGGCTCTCACATCTGCCGATCCATCACCGATCACCGACCATCCTTCCGCAGAGGCTGGCGGATGCGATAAATCGCACCCCTACCGGCGGATGGAATCTCGCGGGGCGGCTTGCGTCAGGTGGTGGTGACGGTGTGGGTTACGTTGATGGACACGGCGCAGAAGGTGCCGACGAGGGTGGCGGTCTGGGTGGCCGGATCGAAGGAGGAGGTCAGGTCGAGCGCGCAGGTGCCGCTGCCGCCCGTGCTGCGCGCCCAGGTGAAGGCGCCCTTCTGCGTGACGGTCGTCTTGCCCGGAACGCCGTTGGCGACGCTGGCGGTGAGGTGAAGCGTGGTGTTCGGCGCGCCGCTCACGGTGATGACCGATGCGTCCTTCGTCGCGTAGGCGCATGCCGCCTCGGTGCGGGTGGCGGTCGCGTCGACGGTGGCGGAGCGGGCCGCCAGGTCGAACGAGGTGTTCGCCTGGCCGGCGACGTTGACGCTGCCGCCCCTGGGGCAGGTCACGGTGGTGTTCACGCTCGTCGCCACCGTGGTCGCCCAGGCGGCACCGCTGCGGGGCGTGCGGTTCAACGACGCGCCGGTGCCTCCGAAAGCGGAGAGCGTGACGTTGTCGAACGCGGGGGCGAGCGCCTGGACCTCGGCCGCGGTGAGGCTGTCGTTCGCCTTGGCCGGGCCGGTGGACGAGCCGTCGCAAGCGGCGAGGGCGAGCGCGGCGGCGAGCGTGGCGGGGATCAGCTTGCGATGCATGGGCTTGCGTCCGTGTGTCAGGTTCGCGATTCCGCCGCGCCCGGGAGGCACGCGGCGGACGGCTTCGGCCGCGCGGGAGGTGCGCGGCGGGAGATTCTGGCTGGCGGGAAGGGGCCGAGGTACATCCACGTAGCTCGGGGGATGAACGGCCGTGCATCTACTATACAGCGTTCCTGCCCGTCGATCTACACCCGTGCTCCCCCACCGGCGGCGACGCGCTGCGCCTCCGCGAGCTGCTCGGGGCGGCCGATGTCGAGCCAGGTCGCGCCGTCCACGCGGAACGGGGCGATGACGGCGCCCTCGCCGGCCAGGCGCAGGTACGGGTCGAGGATGGTGAACACGCCCCGCTCCGTGATGCGGTCCAGGATGGCGGGCGAGATCACGTGCACGCCGCCGAACGCCAGCTTGCGCACCTCGCCCACGGCGGCGCGGACGCGGAGGTCGAGCCCCTTCTTCTCGTCCGTGCGCCCCAGCAACCCGGCGTCGTCGAAGAGCAGGTGCCTCGAGGTGGGGCGTTCCATCACCGCCAGCGTAGCCAGTGCGCCGGAGGCGAGGTGCGTCTCGTACATCTCCCGGAGCGGGAGGTCGGTGAGGATGTCGGCGTTGTGCATGAAGAACGGCGCGTCCCGCCGCAGCAGGTGCGCGGCATTCAGCAGGCCGCCGCCCGTCTCCAGCGGCTCGCCGGGCTCGTGCGAGACGACCGCGTCCACACCGAAGCCGCCGTGCTCGCGCACGTAGGCTTCGATCTGCTCGCCGAGATGGTGCGTGTTGACGACGAGCCGGTCCGCGCCCGCGGCGATGAGACGGCGGGCCACGCGCTCCAGGATGGGGACGCCGCCCACGGGCACGAGCGCCTTGGGCGTGTGGTCGGTGAGCGGGCGCAGGCGCGTGCCCAGGCCCGCGGCCAGCAGCATGGCGTCCACGCGGCTACTCCGCCGCGGCGCCGGCGGTGGCGCCCGTCTCGGCCGCGGCGGCGAGGGTGGCCAGGGCGTCGGCGCGGCGGGCGGACCAGCGCCCCTCCTCGCGGTGGGCGATGCGCACGTTCACGTCCGGGAAGCGCTTCTCGATGTGCTTCGCCAGCCGCTCGGCGAAGTAGACGGAGCGGTGCTGCCCGCCCGTGCAGCCGAAGTGCGCGCTGAGCGAGGTGAAGCCGCGCGTGCGGTACGTCTCCACCGAGCTGTCGACCAAACCGCGGACGTGCTTCCAGAACTCCTCCGTCTCCGGC
This portion of the Longimicrobiaceae bacterium genome encodes:
- a CDS encoding nucleotidyltransferase family protein, which gives rise to MLLAAGLGTRLRPLTDHTPKALVPVGGVPILERVARRLIAAGADRLVVNTHHLGEQIEAYVREHGGFGVDAVVSHEPGEPLETGGGLLNAAHLLRRDAPFFMHNADILTDLPLREMYETHLASGALATLAVMERPTSRHLLFDDAGLLGRTDEKKGLDLRVRAAVGEVRKLAFGGVHVISPAILDRITERGVFTILDPYLRLAGEGAVIAPFRVDGATWLDIGRPEQLAEAQRVAAGGGARV